The genome window CGCGTTCGGTGACCGCGGCGAGATAGTTCAAGGTGGAGTAGCTCTCGAGGAAGTCCTCCCACGCCCTGCCGAGCTGGGGGATCTGGCGGAAGTGGTCCATTACATATATGGCGCCGAAACCCGCTTCTTCGGCGACGGACGCGAGTGACCTCAATGCACCGCGAGTGGATGCCGCCCCGCCGGCGAAGGTGAACTGACCAACGTGAAGTCCGAATCGCAGAGACAACGGGTCGACGGACTGTCGCGCCGCGTGCGCGACCGACTCGCGGAACTGGTCGGCGACGATCCTCGCCGGCGCAGCGTCCATGACGAGATCGAAGCCCTCGTCAGGGATCAAACCCTTGACCGTCCTCCAAGCCCGCAGCTGGGACGTGATCGCTGTGGCCGGCAGAGGCTGTGGCCGGTTCCGGTTCTGCTCTCGAAGCTGGCGCTCCGGGACGTCGAAGGTTACGGCCACGCACGGGATCTGAGCCTCCTTCGCCAGGCCCAGCCACCTCTGACGTCGCTCGCTGTTTAGTCCCAGGGTGTCGATCACGGTGGATAGCCGACGCCCCAGCCGCCGCTGGACGATCTGCTCGAGCAGGTCGAAGGCGTCTTCGCTGGCTTCGATGTCGTCCTCGCCCGATCCGACCATTGCCCTCAGCCGGTCGCTCGACACCACCAACTCGGGCGGAAAATTGGCCAGCGCCCATGTGGACTTCCCGGAGGCGCCGGGGCCGACCAGGATGACGACGCAGGGCGACGGAAGGACTATGGCGCCCGAGTTGGGAGCAGGTTCCGTCGCTTCCGGCATGCCGCCCATGCTGCTCTGAAACCAATACGGGTGGCCAGCCGTTCGAAATTTCCCAACCGGGCTGGATATTTCATAAATAGGACGAACAGAACAAGTAGGAGGTTCGGGCCTCGGCGGTGAATTACATGTCCATGGGCAGGCGTTTGGCGTGGCGCGCAGTTGTGTTCGTTGTGGTCGTGGGGCTCACCACCGGAATGGCGGCGTCCCTGTTGGGGGCCCGGCACGGCCAGTACCGGGGTCTCCCGTCGGGGACCTACTGGGATCAGCAGGCTGACGCGGAGGCCAAATCGTCATTGGGCTCGGGCCTCTCGACGCTCTATGAGGGAAACACCGATCAGACCTTCCTTAACCTGACCCAGCAAGCTGCGAGCCTGCAGGCGACGGGGCACGCGTGGCGCAACGCAGGACCGTTCGGGGGAGTTGTCGACATTCCGAACATCGGCAGCGGGAACGAGTTGTTCGGGCCGGTCGACGGGATCGGGACTGCCATAGCCGTCGATCCCACCGACCCGACGGGCAACACGGTCTACCTCGGCACCATCGGCGGCCTGTACAAGACGACCGACGGCGGCCACACCGTTCGCAACATTGCTGACGGCCAGATGGCGCGGGACTCGATCGGGGCGATCGCAGTTGACCCGAACGACTCGAAGACGGTGTACGCCGGCACCGGGGTTTCCATTTTCACCTTGAGCGACGATGCAGC of Acidimicrobiales bacterium contains these proteins:
- a CDS encoding TIGR03560 family F420-dependent LLM class oxidoreductase, encoding MPEATEPAPNSGAIVLPSPCVVILVGPGASGKSTWALANFPPELVVSSDRLRAMVGSGEDDIEASEDAFDLLEQIVQRRLGRRLSTVIDTLGLNSERRQRWLGLAKEAQIPCVAVTFDVPERQLREQNRNRPQPLPATAITSQLRAWRTVKGLIPDEGFDLVMDAAPARIVADQFRESVAHAARQSVDPLSLRFGLHVGQFTFAGGAASTRGALRSLASVAEEAGFGAIYVMDHFRQIPQLGRAWEDFLESYSTLNYLAAVTERVRLGALVTGITYRNVAHLGKIVATLDVLSGGRAVCGLGLAWYRDEHAAYGWDFPPTPERYEILEDALQLLPVLWGAGSPSFDGRRLHVKEALCYPRPLQEHVPIVVGGGGERRTLRLAARYADMANVMGSLETVRRKRRVLDAHCAAVDRDPASVELTHLSTALVGKDDDHLAQLVDGVRGRGVARHRATADLNAGTVDDHIGRFRALADAGVKESVVRLPDPLDDSVMEQMSKVIAAFR